One Rhodoferax ferrireducens T118 DNA segment encodes these proteins:
- the gyrA gene encoding DNA gyrase subunit A, which yields MTQFAKETLPVSLEEEMRRSYLDYAMSVIVGRALPDARDGLKPVHRRVLFAMHELNNDWNRPYKKSARIVGDVIGKYHPHGDQSVYDTIVRMAQDFSMRHMLVDGQGNFGSVDGDNAAAMRYTEIRLSKIAHELLADLDKETVDFGPNYDGSEKEPLVLPTRLPNLLVNGSGGIAVGMATNIPPHNLNEVVDACLHLLRNPEASIDELMEIIPAPDFPTAGIIYGIQGVKDGYRTGRGRVVMRAKVHFEDIDKGQRQSIIVDELPYQVNKKTLQERMAELVHEKKIEGISHIQDESDKSGMRLVIELKRGEVPEVVLNNLYKQTQLQDTFGMNMVALIDGQPKLCNLKDLIKVFLQHRREVVTRRTVFNLRKARERGHVLEGLAVALANIDEFIAIIRNAPTPPVAKVELMAKPWDSKLVREMLTRTRADGGVINADDYRPDGLEKMYGMGSDGLYRLSDTQAQEILQMRLQRLTGLEQDKIVAEYKEVMGEIEDLLDILAKSERVSTIIYEELTAIKTEFGQTKLGARRSLVEHSSFDLSTEDLITPTDMVVTLSHSGYIKSQPLSEYRAQKRGGRGKQATATKEDDWVDQLFIANTHDYILCFSNRGRLYWLKVWEVPQGSRGSRGRPIVNMFPLQEGEKINVVLALTGEKRSFPADQYVFMATSMGTVKKTPLDEFSNPRKGGIIAVGLDEGDYLIGAALTDGKHDVMLFSDGGKAVRFDENDVRPMGRNARGVRGMMLEDGQGVIAMLVAEDELQSVLTATVNGYGKRTSITEYTRHGRGTKGMIAITQSERNGKVVAATLVHADDEIMLITDKGVLVRTRVSEIRELGRATQGVTLIGLDEGSKLSGLQRIVENDANPVADETPGDDQDDTSSTD from the coding sequence ATGACCCAATTCGCCAAAGAAACCCTGCCCGTCAGCCTTGAAGAGGAAATGCGGCGCAGTTACCTCGATTACGCCATGAGCGTGATTGTGGGCCGTGCCCTGCCCGATGCGCGGGACGGTTTGAAACCAGTGCATCGCCGTGTGCTGTTTGCGATGCACGAACTCAATAACGACTGGAACCGGCCGTATAAGAAATCGGCACGTATCGTCGGCGACGTGATTGGCAAGTACCACCCGCACGGTGACCAGTCTGTCTACGACACCATCGTGCGGATGGCGCAGGATTTTTCCATGCGCCACATGCTGGTCGACGGGCAAGGCAACTTTGGCTCGGTCGACGGCGACAACGCAGCGGCCATGCGTTACACCGAAATCCGCCTGTCCAAGATCGCCCACGAGCTGCTGGCTGATCTGGACAAGGAGACCGTTGATTTCGGCCCCAATTACGACGGTTCCGAAAAAGAACCGCTGGTGCTGCCAACCCGCCTGCCCAACCTGCTGGTCAACGGCTCCGGTGGCATTGCCGTGGGTATGGCCACCAACATCCCGCCGCACAACCTGAATGAAGTGGTGGATGCCTGCCTGCACCTGCTGCGCAACCCGGAGGCCTCGATTGACGAACTGATGGAGATCATTCCGGCGCCCGATTTCCCCACCGCCGGCATCATTTACGGCATCCAGGGTGTCAAGGACGGCTATCGCACCGGTCGGGGTCGGGTGGTGATGCGCGCCAAGGTGCATTTCGAAGACATCGACAAAGGCCAGCGCCAGTCCATCATCGTCGACGAGCTGCCCTACCAGGTCAACAAAAAGACACTGCAAGAGCGCATGGCCGAACTGGTGCACGAGAAGAAAATCGAGGGCATCAGCCACATCCAGGACGAATCCGACAAATCCGGCATGCGGCTGGTGATTGAACTCAAGCGCGGCGAGGTGCCCGAGGTGGTGCTCAACAACCTGTACAAGCAAACGCAGCTGCAGGACACCTTTGGCATGAACATGGTGGCGCTGATCGACGGCCAGCCCAAGCTGTGCAACCTCAAAGACCTGATTAAAGTGTTTTTGCAGCACCGCCGCGAGGTGGTGACCCGTCGCACAGTGTTCAATCTGCGCAAGGCGCGCGAGCGCGGCCACGTGCTCGAAGGCCTGGCCGTTGCGCTGGCCAATATCGACGAATTCATCGCCATCATCCGCAACGCCCCCACACCACCGGTGGCCAAGGTCGAACTGATGGCCAAGCCCTGGGACAGTAAATTGGTGCGCGAAATGCTGACCCGCACCCGCGCCGACGGCGGCGTGATCAACGCCGACGACTACCGCCCCGACGGCCTGGAGAAGATGTACGGCATGGGCAGCGATGGCCTGTACCGCCTGTCCGACACGCAGGCGCAGGAAATTCTGCAGATGCGTTTGCAGCGCCTGACCGGCCTGGAGCAGGACAAAATCGTCGCCGAATACAAAGAGGTGATGGGCGAGATCGAAGACTTGCTCGACATTCTTGCCAAGTCCGAACGGGTCTCCACCATCATTTACGAAGAACTCACCGCCATCAAGACCGAGTTTGGCCAAACCAAACTGGGCGCGCGGCGCAGCCTGGTGGAGCACAGCTCGTTTGACTTGAGCACGGAAGACCTGATCACGCCCACCGACATGGTGGTGACGCTCTCGCACAGCGGCTACATCAAGAGCCAGCCGCTGAGTGAATACCGGGCGCAAAAGCGCGGCGGGCGCGGCAAGCAAGCCACCGCCACCAAAGAAGACGACTGGGTCGACCAGCTCTTCATTGCCAACACGCACGATTACATCCTGTGTTTCAGCAACCGGGGTCGTCTCTACTGGCTCAAGGTTTGGGAAGTGCCCCAGGGCTCGCGCGGTTCACGCGGGCGCCCGATCGTCAACATGTTTCCGCTGCAAGAGGGTGAAAAGATCAATGTGGTGCTGGCACTGACCGGCGAGAAGCGCAGCTTCCCCGCTGACCAGTACGTGTTCATGGCCACCTCCATGGGCACCGTCAAGAAAACACCGCTGGACGAATTCAGCAACCCGCGCAAGGGCGGCATCATCGCCGTCGGCCTGGATGAGGGCGACTACCTGATCGGCGCCGCGCTGACCGACGGCAAGCACGACGTGATGTTGTTCAGCGATGGTGGCAAGGCGGTGCGCTTTGACGAGAACGATGTGCGCCCGATGGGCCGCAATGCCCGAGGCGTGCGCGGCATGATGCTGGAAGACGGCCAGGGCGTGATCGCCATGCTGGTGGCCGAGGATGAGTTGCAAAGCGTGCTGACCGCGACCGTCAACGGCTATGGCAAGCGCACCAGCATCACCGAGTACACCCGCCATGGCCGCGGTACCAAGGGCATGATTGCCATCACCCAGTCCGAACGCAATGGCAAAGTGGTGGCCGCCACCCTGGTGCATGCCGACGACGAAATCATGCTGATCACCGACAAGGGCGTACTGGTGCGCACCCGTGTCTCCGAAATTCGCGAACTGGGCCGCGCCACGCAGGGCGTGACGCTGATTGGGCTCGACGAAGGCTCCAAATTGAGCGGACTGCAGCGGATTGTCGAAAATGACGCCAACCCGGTGGCTGATGAAACCCCCGGTGACGATCAGGACGACACCAGCAGCACCGACTAA
- the ompA gene encoding outer membrane protein OmpA has protein sequence MKKLNKVAMLVAAAAFATVSGAQTVDNWVSSNGITWKNGTNELCWRDANWTPATAAVGCDGAIVAAKAEPAPAPVAAPAPAVVAPAPAPAPQPVAATKVTYAADAFFDFDKSVLKPEGKAKLDDLVGKVKDINLEVIIAVGHTDSVGSNAYNQKLSVRRSEAVKAYLVSKGIEKNRVYTEGKGELQPVADNKTKEGRAKNRRVEIEVVGTRK, from the coding sequence ATGAAGAAATTAAATAAAGTGGCAATGCTGGTTGCTGCCGCAGCATTCGCAACTGTCTCTGGTGCCCAAACAGTTGATAACTGGGTCAGCTCCAATGGTATTACCTGGAAAAATGGCACCAATGAACTGTGCTGGCGTGATGCCAACTGGACACCTGCGACGGCAGCCGTTGGTTGCGATGGCGCCATCGTTGCCGCCAAAGCAGAACCAGCGCCCGCACCGGTAGCTGCTCCTGCTCCGGCAGTGGTTGCACCCGCACCCGCACCGGCGCCTCAGCCCGTCGCAGCAACCAAAGTGACTTACGCCGCTGACGCCTTCTTTGACTTCGACAAGTCGGTACTGAAGCCTGAAGGCAAGGCCAAACTGGACGATTTGGTTGGTAAAGTCAAAGACATCAATCTGGAAGTCATCATTGCTGTTGGCCACACCGACTCCGTCGGCTCCAATGCTTACAACCAAAAATTGTCGGTTCGCCGTTCTGAGGCTGTGAAAGCTTATTTGGTGTCCAAGGGCATCGAGAAAAACCGTGTTTACACTGAAGGCAAGGGCGAATTGCAACCGGTTGCTGACAACAAGACGAAAGAAGGCCGTGCTAAAAACCGTCGCGTAGAAATCGAAGTGGTTGGTACGCGCAAGTAA
- a CDS encoding enoyl-CoA hydratase yields MNYELITIRTEADKIGILTLNRPKQLNALNDQLMTELGAALKAFDSDPAIACMIITGSEKAFAAGADIGAMAQLSFADAYKSDFITRNWEQIRSVRKPVIAAVSGFALGGGCELAMMCDFIIAADNARFGQPEIKLGIIPGAGGTQRLPRALGKAKAMDLILTGRMMDALEAERAGLVSRVVPLDKLMEEALGAALMIAEYSQIATMAAKESVNRAFEGTLSDGIIFERRLFHALFATADQKEGMDAFVNKRKANFQHQ; encoded by the coding sequence ATGAATTACGAACTGATCACGATTCGCACCGAAGCCGACAAAATTGGCATCCTGACCCTGAATCGACCGAAGCAACTCAACGCGCTGAACGACCAGTTGATGACCGAGTTGGGTGCGGCGCTCAAAGCTTTTGACAGCGACCCGGCGATTGCCTGCATGATCATCACAGGGAGCGAAAAAGCCTTTGCCGCCGGGGCCGACATCGGCGCCATGGCCCAACTCAGTTTTGCCGACGCCTACAAAAGCGACTTCATCACGCGCAACTGGGAGCAAATTCGCAGTGTTCGCAAACCGGTCATTGCGGCGGTCAGCGGTTTTGCGCTGGGCGGTGGCTGCGAGCTTGCCATGATGTGCGACTTCATCATCGCGGCTGACAATGCCCGGTTTGGCCAACCCGAAATCAAGCTTGGCATCATTCCCGGCGCCGGCGGCACGCAACGGCTGCCACGCGCGCTCGGCAAGGCCAAGGCGATGGACCTGATACTCACCGGCCGCATGATGGACGCTCTGGAGGCCGAGCGCGCGGGCCTGGTCAGCCGCGTGGTGCCGCTGGACAAACTGATGGAAGAAGCGTTGGGCGCAGCCCTGATGATCGCCGAGTACTCGCAGATTGCCACCATGGCCGCCAAGGAATCCGTCAACCGGGCATTTGAGGGCACGCTGAGTGATGGCATCATTTTCGAGCGCCGCCTGTTCCACGCGCTGTTTGCCACCGCCGATCAAAAAGAAGGCATGGACGCTTTTGTGAACAAACGCAAGGCGAATTTCCAGCACCAATAA
- a CDS encoding M61 family metallopeptidase yields the protein MTRRPTNATAAVHYRVDLQSLTAHLFAVTLTIAKPAALQRVSLPVWIPGSYLVREFAKNLQRLQAHQGGHAVALTQLGKCSWQARCQTNQALVLQYEIYALDNSVRTAWLDGARGFFNGTSLFLKVEGQEALPHELTLLAHPDLADWQLATGLPPTKTTRNGFGTYLASDYGELVDCPVEMGPFWHGAFVAGGIPHRFVVAGAPPAFDGKQLLADTQRICEAEIQFWHGARSSKRAPAKPPHKTYCFLLNAVDDGYGGLEHRNSTALICKRQDLPRLGHPARAQGTNPAPDQAAEGYKTLLGLISHEYFHTWNVKRLRPAEFTDYDYGRENYTQLLWFFEGFTSYYDDLLLRRAHLIDDLAYLKLLTKTINQVLQTPGRAVQSVAQASMDAWVKYYRQDENTPNATVSYYTKGALVALCLDLTLRQEGKTSLDVVMRALWLRCQGGPMTEADLTATLEALGGRSYAQEVAQWVHGTADLPLQSLLTAQGIKVLEEPAQLAQRLGLRVTETAGVQIKTVLRGGAAEQAGLAAGDEWLGLEVESGKSASAWRINKLDDLMLYAASASKICALVARDKRLLKLPLTLPQSVTTWRLTARDSQLIGQWLNAA from the coding sequence ATGACCCGTCGACCCACCAACGCCACCGCAGCCGTGCACTACCGGGTCGACCTGCAGAGCCTGACTGCTCATCTATTTGCCGTCACGCTGACCATTGCAAAGCCTGCCGCCTTGCAGCGCGTGAGCCTGCCGGTCTGGATTCCGGGCAGCTATCTGGTGCGCGAATTTGCCAAGAACCTGCAGCGCCTGCAGGCCCACCAAGGCGGCCACGCCGTGGCCTTGACCCAGCTCGGCAAATGCAGCTGGCAGGCCCGGTGCCAGACGAACCAAGCGCTGGTTCTGCAGTATGAGATTTACGCGCTTGACAACTCGGTGCGCACCGCGTGGCTGGACGGCGCGCGCGGGTTTTTCAATGGCACCAGCCTGTTTCTGAAGGTCGAGGGCCAAGAGGCGTTGCCGCATGAACTGACGCTATTGGCGCACCCGGACCTGGCCGACTGGCAACTGGCAACCGGTCTACCCCCCACCAAAACCACACGCAACGGCTTTGGCACCTATCTGGCCAGCGACTACGGCGAACTGGTGGACTGTCCGGTCGAAATGGGTCCGTTCTGGCATGGCGCGTTCGTGGCGGGCGGCATCCCGCACCGGTTTGTCGTCGCGGGCGCTCCACCCGCCTTTGATGGCAAGCAACTGCTGGCCGACACGCAACGCATTTGCGAAGCAGAAATCCAGTTCTGGCATGGCGCCCGGTCGAGTAAGCGCGCCCCTGCCAAACCACCGCACAAAACCTATTGCTTCCTGCTCAATGCCGTGGACGACGGTTATGGCGGTTTGGAACACCGCAATTCCACCGCACTCATCTGCAAGCGCCAGGACTTGCCACGCCTGGGCCACCCAGCGCGCGCGCAAGGAACCAATCCTGCGCCGGACCAAGCAGCCGAAGGCTATAAGACGCTGCTGGGCCTGATCAGCCACGAATACTTCCACACCTGGAACGTCAAGCGCTTGCGCCCGGCCGAGTTCACCGACTATGACTATGGGCGCGAAAACTACACGCAGCTGCTCTGGTTTTTTGAAGGATTCACCAGCTATTACGACGATTTGCTGCTGCGCCGCGCTCATCTGATTGACGACCTCGCCTACCTGAAACTGCTCACCAAGACCATCAACCAGGTGCTGCAAACGCCTGGACGAGCCGTGCAAAGCGTGGCACAAGCCAGTATGGATGCCTGGGTCAAGTACTACAGGCAAGACGAAAACACACCCAACGCGACCGTGAGTTACTACACCAAGGGTGCTCTGGTGGCGCTGTGTCTGGACCTGACACTGCGGCAAGAGGGCAAGACGTCATTGGACGTCGTGATGCGCGCCTTGTGGCTGCGCTGCCAGGGCGGGCCGATGACCGAGGCCGACCTGACGGCGACGCTGGAAGCCCTGGGGGGGCGCTCCTATGCGCAGGAAGTCGCCCAGTGGGTGCACGGCACTGCCGACCTGCCGCTGCAATCCCTGCTGACAGCACAAGGTATCAAGGTACTGGAAGAGCCGGCCCAACTCGCGCAACGTCTGGGCCTGCGCGTGACCGAAACTGCCGGCGTGCAGATCAAGACCGTGCTGCGCGGCGGTGCGGCAGAACAAGCGGGTTTGGCGGCCGGGGATGAATGGCTGGGCCTTGAAGTGGAATCGGGCAAGTCGGCCAGCGCCTGGCGCATCAACAAGCTTGATGATCTGATGCTCTATGCCGCAAGCGCCAGCAAAATTTGCGCCCTGGTCGCGCGCGACAAGCGCCTGCTGAAGCTGCCACTGACGCTGCCCCAGTCGGTCACCACCTGGCGCCTGACGGCGCGCGACAGTCAACTGATCGGTCAATGGCTCAATGCCGCTTGA
- a CDS encoding DsbC family protein: MKLAKSALLCATVLLALGVSAQEATIRKNLAERIPQLAKIDEVSKSPMSGLYEIRVNGTEIYYTDAEGNYLVQGNLIDTKQRRNLTEERVDKLTAIRFDALPFKDAFTIVRGNGKRKLAVFEDPNCGYCKRFERELQGVDNVTIHLFLYPILSAESIEKSKHIWCAKDKGKAWQDWMVRDQLPKVASCDSAAITRNVEIGRKYKITGTPTLIFADGTRVPGAIGVADVEKYLTTAKN; this comes from the coding sequence ATGAAATTAGCTAAATCCGCACTGCTCTGTGCCACTGTGTTGTTGGCTTTGGGCGTTAGCGCACAAGAGGCCACCATTCGCAAGAATCTGGCGGAGCGAATTCCGCAACTGGCAAAAATTGACGAAGTCAGCAAGAGCCCGATGTCGGGCTTGTATGAAATTCGGGTCAACGGCACGGAAATTTATTACACCGATGCCGAGGGCAATTACCTGGTTCAGGGCAATTTGATCGACACCAAACAGCGCCGCAATCTGACGGAAGAGCGCGTCGACAAATTAACCGCGATCCGTTTTGACGCGCTGCCTTTCAAGGACGCCTTCACCATCGTACGCGGCAACGGCAAACGCAAGCTGGCGGTCTTTGAAGACCCCAACTGCGGTTACTGCAAACGCTTTGAGCGCGAACTGCAAGGCGTGGACAATGTGACAATTCACCTGTTTCTGTACCCGATTCTCAGCGCTGAATCCATCGAGAAATCCAAACACATCTGGTGCGCCAAAGACAAGGGAAAAGCCTGGCAAGACTGGATGGTGCGTGACCAGTTGCCCAAAGTGGCGAGCTGCGACAGCGCCGCCATCACACGCAACGTTGAGATTGGGCGCAAATACAAGATCACGGGCACCCCGACGCTGATCTTCGCCGACGGCACGCGGGTGCCCGGCGCGATTGGCGTAGCGGACGTTGAGAAGTATCTGACGACAGCCAAGAACTGA
- a CDS encoding FAD-dependent monooxygenase gives MTQPFDICIRGDGIVGRTLALLLARERLRVGLVARPAAMSPNAATTAPDVRAYALNAKSRALLESLRCWPDARHATEVLAMRVLGDDGGEVNFSAQELKVQGLTWIVDVPVLEAQLAAAVRFQPQIELLDAPQPASLTVICEGKASRTRAEFGIEFEVARYPQTAIAARLACEAPHGQTARQWFTQGEILAFLPIDGPQGNSVAIVWSVLDGRVDALLGASPVEFCRQLQVASYGCLGQLQLTSERCAWPLQSARAERWVGIHEGKAWALAGDAAHNVHPLAGQGLNLGLSDVAALAQTIHEREYWRSVGDEKLLRRYERARKAEVLTMGATMDGLQRLFSNSSAVFQAARNLGMNGFERSGPVKQWVARQAMGF, from the coding sequence ATGACTCAACCCTTTGATATTTGCATCCGCGGCGACGGCATTGTGGGCCGAACGCTGGCGCTGTTGCTGGCACGCGAACGGCTTCGCGTGGGTCTGGTGGCGAGGCCCGCAGCGATGAGCCCGAATGCCGCGACGACCGCCCCGGACGTGCGCGCCTACGCTTTGAATGCCAAATCCCGTGCCCTGCTGGAATCGCTGCGCTGCTGGCCCGATGCCCGGCACGCGACCGAAGTACTGGCCATGCGGGTTTTGGGCGATGACGGCGGCGAAGTCAATTTTTCAGCGCAGGAACTCAAGGTCCAGGGACTGACTTGGATTGTGGATGTGCCGGTGCTGGAGGCGCAACTGGCGGCGGCGGTGCGGTTTCAGCCGCAAATCGAGTTACTGGACGCGCCGCAACCCGCCAGCCTGACGGTGATCTGTGAAGGCAAGGCCAGCCGGACGCGCGCCGAGTTCGGCATTGAATTTGAGGTCGCCCGCTACCCGCAAACGGCGATTGCAGCACGCCTGGCTTGCGAAGCGCCACATGGCCAAACAGCACGCCAGTGGTTTACGCAAGGTGAAATCCTGGCTTTTTTGCCAATCGACGGTCCACAGGGGAACTCTGTCGCCATTGTCTGGTCTGTCCTTGACGGCCGGGTTGATGCATTATTGGGAGCAAGCCCGGTTGAGTTTTGTCGGCAGCTCCAAGTCGCCAGCTACGGTTGCCTGGGCCAACTCCAGTTGACCAGTGAGCGCTGCGCCTGGCCACTGCAGTCGGCGCGCGCCGAGCGCTGGGTGGGAATCCACGAGGGCAAGGCTTGGGCCTTGGCGGGTGACGCCGCCCATAACGTGCATCCGCTGGCCGGGCAGGGTTTGAACTTGGGTTTGTCAGACGTGGCCGCCTTGGCCCAAACAATACACGAGCGTGAATACTGGCGCAGTGTGGGTGATGAGAAGCTGCTGCGGCGCTACGAGCGAGCGCGCAAGGCTGAAGTGCTGACCATGGGTGCCACCATGGATGGTCTGCAGCGGCTGTTTTCAAACAGCAGTGCCGTGTTCCAGGCGGCGCGCAACTTGGGCATGAATGGCTTTGAGCGCAGCGGCCCCGTCAAGCAGTGGGTGGCGCGCCAGGCGATGGGTTTTTAA
- a CDS encoding S53 family peptidase has translation MNADQTSLHQPKRLVLPALCLCLVATLSACGGGSDISTADAAPTPPSVMLAAASHAATVEAQPAFHRMPVAASEPSNTDSDGRGMSAYHAPDLVRTPSEFSGLSTRGLTDEGAEKYRSERRSQTPSSGSDGVATPAATGTTSVVYTPAQIRAAYNLPLTSGATAANLGAGQTIYIVDAYNHPNVVKDLNTFSTKFGLPTCTQVAIPTGSTSLPAASKTSCAISVLYSTSSGAMTSTAPAYNAGWAEEIALDTQWAHAIAPLARIVLIEAGSASLTALDGAVILANRFGAGAVSMSFAAAEGSWVNQSTYSTSLFSTNGMSYFAATGDAGTAVNWPAVVPTVVGVGGTSLSYTSSSRSEKTWSGTGGGISAYVAMPAYQTGLRIPGEPSVPKRAAGDVAMDADPYTGVYVAFTAPATTQTSWYAFGGTSLATPMWAAAVTVANANRAVYGYGTLSAPHARLYPLVSTSDFYDITLGANGTCISCYASAGYDTPTGLGSILASNLLAYLSNNP, from the coding sequence ATGAACGCAGACCAGACCAGCTTACACCAACCAAAACGGCTCGTTCTTCCCGCGTTGTGTCTTTGTCTGGTTGCGACACTGTCAGCCTGTGGCGGCGGCTCTGACATCAGTACGGCCGATGCAGCCCCGACACCGCCGAGTGTGATGCTGGCGGCAGCATCTCATGCCGCCACCGTCGAAGCCCAGCCTGCTTTCCACCGCATGCCCGTAGCGGCTTCTGAACCGTCGAATACGGATAGCGATGGGCGCGGCATGTCGGCCTACCACGCACCGGACCTTGTGAGAACTCCGTCGGAGTTTTCCGGTTTGAGTACCCGTGGGTTGACGGACGAGGGGGCGGAAAAATACCGTTCTGAAAGGCGCTCCCAAACCCCATCATCCGGATCGGATGGGGTCGCTACGCCGGCGGCGACTGGCACGACATCTGTGGTTTACACGCCTGCTCAGATTCGAGCAGCCTACAACTTACCTTTGACATCCGGAGCCACCGCCGCCAATTTGGGTGCTGGTCAGACCATCTACATTGTTGATGCCTACAACCATCCCAACGTGGTGAAGGATTTGAATACCTTCAGCACGAAATTTGGCTTGCCGACCTGCACGCAAGTGGCTATTCCGACTGGCAGCACCAGCCTACCTGCTGCATCAAAGACTTCCTGCGCGATTTCGGTACTGTATTCGACGTCAAGCGGGGCAATGACAAGTACGGCCCCTGCCTACAACGCCGGTTGGGCAGAAGAAATCGCACTGGACACTCAGTGGGCGCATGCGATAGCGCCTCTGGCGCGTATTGTTCTGATTGAGGCGGGCAGCGCCTCTCTGACGGCTTTGGATGGGGCCGTCATATTGGCCAACAGGTTCGGTGCTGGCGCCGTGTCTATGAGCTTCGCGGCTGCGGAGGGCTCCTGGGTAAATCAGTCGACATATTCCACATCCTTGTTCTCGACCAATGGCATGTCGTACTTTGCGGCAACGGGCGATGCTGGTACAGCGGTTAACTGGCCTGCGGTGGTCCCCACCGTGGTGGGTGTTGGGGGTACTTCGCTCAGCTACACGTCATCATCGCGTTCGGAAAAGACTTGGTCTGGCACGGGTGGCGGCATCAGCGCATACGTCGCCATGCCGGCCTACCAGACCGGCTTAAGGATTCCAGGTGAGCCCAGCGTGCCGAAGCGTGCGGCTGGTGACGTGGCGATGGATGCCGACCCCTACACCGGTGTCTATGTGGCGTTTACAGCTCCGGCAACTACGCAGACAAGCTGGTATGCGTTCGGTGGCACAAGTCTGGCGACTCCCATGTGGGCGGCAGCAGTGACTGTGGCAAACGCCAACCGCGCAGTTTACGGCTATGGCACTCTCAGTGCCCCCCATGCCAGGCTTTACCCTCTTGTTTCGACTAGCGATTTCTACGACATCACTTTGGGTGCGAACGGTACATGCATCAGCTGTTATGCAAGCGCTGGCTACGACACTCCCACCGGCCTTGGTTCAATCCTTGCAAGTAACTTGCTTGCGTATCTCAGCAATAACCCTTGA
- the ychF gene encoding redox-regulated ATPase YchF encodes MFMKCGIVGLPNVGKSTLFNALTKAGIAAENYPFCTIEPNVGIVEVPDPRLDALSAIVKPQRVQRAIVEFVDIAGLVAGASTGEGLGNKFLAHIRETDAIINVVRCFEDANVIHVAGKVDPISDMEVIQTELCLADLQAVEKALHRVTKVARSGDKESIKLVAILEKCQAALNEAKPVRTLDFSKEELPLLKQFFLITAKPAMFVANVAEDGFENNPYLDRLTAYATAQNAPVVAICAKMEAEMADMEEEDKKMFLAEIGQTEPGLNRLVVAAYKLLGLQTYFTAGVKEVRAWTIHVGDTGPQAAGVIHTDFEKGYIRAQTIAYEDFIAFKGEQGAKDAGKMRSEGKEYVVKDGDLMNFLFSS; translated from the coding sequence ATTTTTATGAAATGTGGCATCGTGGGCTTGCCCAACGTCGGTAAATCGACCTTGTTCAACGCCCTGACCAAGGCCGGCATCGCGGCCGAAAACTACCCTTTTTGCACGATTGAGCCCAATGTGGGCATCGTCGAAGTGCCCGATCCACGGCTTGATGCGTTGTCAGCCATCGTCAAGCCGCAACGGGTGCAACGGGCCATTGTCGAGTTTGTCGATATTGCCGGTCTGGTGGCCGGCGCCAGCACGGGCGAGGGTCTGGGCAACAAGTTTCTGGCCCACATCCGCGAGACCGACGCCATCATCAACGTGGTGCGCTGTTTTGAAGACGCCAACGTCATTCACGTCGCTGGCAAGGTGGACCCGATCTCCGATATGGAGGTGATTCAGACCGAGTTGTGCCTGGCGGACCTGCAGGCGGTTGAAAAAGCCCTGCACCGTGTCACCAAGGTGGCGCGCTCGGGCGACAAGGAGTCGATCAAACTGGTGGCGATTCTGGAGAAGTGCCAGGCCGCCTTGAACGAAGCCAAACCGGTGCGCACACTGGACTTCAGCAAGGAAGAGTTGCCGCTCCTGAAACAATTTTTCCTGATCACTGCCAAGCCTGCCATGTTTGTGGCCAACGTGGCCGAAGACGGTTTCGAGAACAATCCCTACCTGGACCGCTTGACGGCTTATGCCACCGCACAAAACGCACCGGTGGTGGCGATTTGCGCCAAGATGGAAGCCGAGATGGCCGACATGGAGGAGGAGGATAAAAAAATGTTCCTGGCCGAAATCGGTCAGACCGAGCCGGGCCTGAACCGCCTGGTCGTCGCGGCCTACAAGTTGCTGGGCCTGCAAACCTACTTCACGGCCGGCGTGAAAGAAGTGCGGGCCTGGACCATCCATGTGGGCGACACCGGTCCGCAAGCGGCAGGCGTGATCCATACCGATTTTGAGAAGGGCTACATCCGCGCCCAGACCATTGCCTATGAAGACTTCATTGCGTTCAAAGGTGAGCAGGGGGCCAAGGATGCGGGCAAGATGCGCAGCGAGGGCAAGGAATACGTCGTCAAGGATGGCGATTTGATGAACTTCCTGTTCAGTTCCTGA
- a CDS encoding YqaA family protein yields MHAWLETLITLLALPQFGLSTVFVVSFISATLLPLGSEPVVFGLVQLSPHLFWPTIAVATVGNTLGGMVTWAMGLASHQVVDKYGHSNHHLRALDWLQRLGPKACLLAWLPVVGDPLCAVAGWIKLPFWPCVAYMAIGKLARYTLMTAGLIGLFGA; encoded by the coding sequence ATGCACGCCTGGCTCGAAACACTCATCACCCTACTGGCACTGCCGCAATTTGGCCTCAGCACCGTGTTTGTGGTGTCGTTCATTTCTGCCACCTTGCTGCCGCTGGGCTCCGAACCGGTGGTGTTTGGGCTGGTCCAACTTTCTCCCCATCTGTTTTGGCCCACGATTGCCGTGGCCACCGTTGGCAACACCCTGGGCGGTATGGTGACCTGGGCCATGGGGCTGGCGTCCCACCAGGTGGTTGACAAATACGGGCACTCCAACCACCACCTGCGCGCGCTGGACTGGTTGCAGCGGCTCGGCCCCAAAGCCTGCCTGCTGGCATGGCTCCCCGTGGTGGGCGACCCGCTGTGTGCCGTGGCCGGCTGGATCAAGTTGCCCTTCTGGCCTTGCGTGGCCTACATGGCCATTGGCAAGCTGGCCCGCTACACCCTGATGACGGCGGGACTCATCGGGCTGTTTGGCGCCTAG